One window from the genome of Bicyclus anynana chromosome 25, ilBicAnyn1.1, whole genome shotgun sequence encodes:
- the LOC112056619 gene encoding uncharacterized protein LOC112056619 has product MSTNAMETPSLEEKQDNRPRPDDLINFLPWACGQYQMGKPIIFTKIVQNEYISLATDRNKNKSRINQNISKYDIGSTDGKDKSSAGISQYSNRQNAVWITAYTDVIGNIVELKFNKNSHIPSLLFLTMALVIKYQIYLTKITINRGLDQYTIYEMNKCVKISHISEVNLDDTFFLQANYDILLDGPNNIRYLSLARCRINDKVLKNISEKLAYPLPASKVLSVLILSSNRITDNGVAYLAESLRSNRQLSYINLADNTLTDDGACLILDSLQSFVLTQEEILAEKRRHLQFFKDKNDMIVEMVKELRTGEFDKKVTKKKSVRPVPVQATKKGKLEKESSIKSLDAKSSPNFDFMFYDKAVYMVEEKLGDYNDPFSLFNTKLEDGQHTEADVYGVR; this is encoded by the exons ATGTCAACAAATGCCATGGAGACCCCATCGCTGGAAGAGAAGCAAGACAACCGTCCGAGGCCCGACGATCTCATCAACTTCTTGCCGTGGGCCTGTGGCCAGTATCAGATGGGGAAACCTATCATCTTCACCAAAATAGTGCAAA aCGAATATATCAGTCTAGCAAcagacagaaataaaaataagagtcgtattaatcaaaatatatcCAAATACGATATCGGATCAACAGATGGAAAAGATAAATCTTCAGCCGGTATATCACAATACTCGAATCGTCAAAATGCTGTCTGGATCACAGCTTACACTGACGTCATTGGGAACATAGTTGAATTGAAATTCAACAAAAACAGTCACATACCTAGTTTATTATTCTTAACTATGGCACTTGTTATCAAATATCAAATCTACCTCACGAAGATTACGATAAACCGTGGATTGGACCAATATACGATTTATGAAATGAACAAATGTGTCAAAATCAGTCATATATCTGAAGTTAATTTAGATGATACATTTTTTCTTCAAGCAAATTATGATATTCTATTAGACGGTCCGAATAATATACGCTATCTATCACTGGCTCGATGTAGAATAAACGATAAAGTTTTGAAAAACATTTCCGAAAAGCTGGCTTATCCTTTGCCTGCTTCCAAAGTACTGTCAGTGCTCATCCTGAGTTCTAATAGAATCACTGATAACGGTGTAGCGTATTTAGCAGAATCTTTAAGATCCAATCGACAATTAAGCTACATTAATTTAGCAGATAATACACTTACAGATGATGGAGCATGTCTCATACTGGATTCCCTACAATCATTCGTTTTAACACAAGAAGAAATATTAGCTGAAAAAAGAAGACACTTGCAATTTTTCAAAGATAAGAATGACATGATAGTTGAGATGGTAAAGGAATTGAGAACAGGCGAATTTGATAAAAAAGTTACCAAAAAAAAGAGTGTACGACCAGTTCCAGTTCAAGCTACGAAGAAAGGGAAATTGGAGAAGGAGAGTTCGATTAAATCTTTGGATGCAAAGAGTAGTCCAAATTTTGACTTTATGTTTTACGATAAAGCTGTTTATATGGTGGAAGAAAAGCTTGGAGATTACAATGATCCATTCAGcctatttaatacaaaattagagGACG gacaacatactgaagccgacGTGTACGGTGTACGATAA